Proteins found in one Promicromonospora sukumoe genomic segment:
- a CDS encoding S8 family serine peptidase produces the protein MRKRASAAAVALAIALGGGTWATAAVPQDTPAQQDSPAQQDLKARPAAAGQGSTATVTLLTGDVVTVGTTADGTPDPTTATVRPGEGREHMAFFQRREGDHLYVIPRDVARLVPGRLDRALFDVTGLVEAGYDDASRDSLPVIVQSAAAAPAVSNGAVADGAAEDGAGSPDTAAKDTGARSAAPAEQDWAASGITPDRDLESLGAVADVLPKGRAAKLLDALAPVEAPGKTPGKAQEKRAKRPAGTDAVGYVWLDQPVRASDADSMPQIGAPVAWDAGYTGDGVTVAVLDSGIDATHPDLDDVVAGERDFTGTGGVTDGAGHGTHVASIVAGSGEASDGVNQGVAPDADLLVGKVLDDDGFGEMSGVIEGMEWAAAEGADVVNLSLGSLFFDVPSPDAMAVDELSAQYGTLFVVAAGNDGDFGYGTVGSPGIAASALTVGAVDDADTVTSYSSRGGFEPGLLKPDVVAPGDGIIAALAAGTGAGEPVDDLYTALSGTSMATPHVAGAAAVLKQAWPDLDGQALKAALMGSAEPTGADVWSEGAGRITIPGAVAQDVTASPASLSLGTFTWPHDGETASGTLTYANAGADDVTLTLAAEVADAEGTAVPGALTLSASSVVVPAGGTAEVDVTAHDGPGAIGAVGGNVVATSADGTDVRTPVGWAKEREYVDLTVRAVDREGEPVTADTWGAAIKLDAEDGELFGTDLFFEDGVATARVVPGVYSTVAFIETFDDDGAVTDALFLGGGEVDATADAEVLLDGTTAREATTSTQRPADLASLGLSVETEDSAELVYASVNVKYGPETDLALTPVPAATHGDYDTIVQATLLAPTAGDEAAAYRYDLAHHSEGVEVPALRGDRRTTVAVDTTYGASVGDTHLAERMYWEPGTIVAGGAVEAVPVGTRRTEYLTALPGEWYLGSEIQEDGVGVVLAEAERHVWSEPGRARQGLAAGVLAPAVSSITPVEHWDDRLSLAPTDRADDDGGVLWGSDVALRLRVWQDGELVDDEPEPYSFPTVPEGGADYRMLLESTPDDPAYRLATSVTGEWRFHARSDAAANAHPPLLDTSWDVRGLDPSGSAPRNTRVRVTAVHQDDAYDTSAVEDVRLWWSADDGGTWHRAKATRAGDGVYDAAVRAPRGADHVSLRVEARDAAGGSVKKTVIRAYTLG, from the coding sequence ATGCGCAAGAGAGCAAGTGCAGCGGCGGTCGCTCTGGCGATCGCGCTGGGCGGGGGGACGTGGGCGACCGCGGCCGTACCTCAGGACACACCGGCACAGCAGGACTCACCGGCGCAGCAGGACCTCAAGGCCCGGCCCGCGGCCGCCGGCCAGGGAAGTACCGCGACCGTCACCTTGCTGACGGGCGACGTCGTCACCGTGGGGACCACGGCCGACGGCACGCCGGACCCGACGACGGCGACCGTGCGGCCCGGCGAGGGCCGGGAGCACATGGCGTTCTTCCAGCGGCGCGAGGGGGACCACCTCTACGTGATCCCGCGCGACGTGGCGCGGCTCGTGCCCGGCCGCCTGGACCGCGCGCTGTTCGACGTGACGGGTCTGGTCGAGGCCGGGTACGACGACGCCTCGCGCGACTCGCTGCCGGTGATCGTGCAGTCCGCCGCGGCGGCCCCCGCGGTGTCGAACGGCGCGGTGGCCGACGGCGCGGCCGAGGACGGCGCCGGCTCCCCGGACACCGCAGCCAAGGACACCGGCGCCCGTTCGGCGGCACCGGCCGAGCAGGACTGGGCGGCGTCGGGCATCACGCCCGACCGCGACCTGGAGTCCCTGGGAGCGGTAGCGGACGTGCTGCCGAAGGGCCGGGCAGCGAAGCTGCTCGACGCCCTCGCCCCGGTCGAGGCCCCGGGCAAGACGCCAGGCAAGGCCCAAGAAAAGCGTGCCAAGCGCCCCGCAGGGACCGACGCCGTCGGGTACGTCTGGCTGGACCAGCCGGTCCGGGCGTCGGACGCCGACTCGATGCCGCAGATCGGCGCGCCCGTGGCATGGGACGCCGGCTACACGGGCGACGGCGTCACGGTCGCCGTGCTCGACTCCGGCATCGACGCGACGCACCCCGACCTCGACGACGTCGTCGCCGGCGAGCGGGACTTCACCGGCACGGGCGGGGTGACCGACGGCGCCGGGCACGGCACGCACGTCGCCTCGATCGTGGCCGGCTCGGGCGAGGCGTCCGACGGCGTCAACCAGGGCGTGGCACCCGACGCCGACCTGCTGGTCGGCAAGGTGCTGGACGACGACGGCTTCGGCGAGATGTCCGGCGTCATCGAGGGCATGGAGTGGGCGGCTGCCGAGGGCGCCGACGTCGTCAACCTGTCCCTGGGCAGCCTGTTCTTCGACGTCCCCTCGCCGGACGCCATGGCGGTGGACGAGCTGTCCGCGCAGTACGGGACGCTCTTCGTCGTGGCCGCGGGGAACGACGGCGACTTCGGGTACGGCACCGTGGGCTCGCCGGGCATCGCGGCGTCGGCGCTGACGGTGGGCGCCGTGGACGACGCCGACACGGTCACCTCGTACTCCAGCCGCGGCGGCTTCGAGCCCGGGCTGCTCAAGCCGGACGTCGTGGCGCCGGGCGACGGGATCATCGCCGCGCTGGCGGCGGGTACGGGCGCGGGCGAACCGGTCGACGACCTGTACACCGCGCTGAGCGGCACCTCCATGGCCACCCCGCACGTCGCGGGCGCCGCGGCGGTGCTCAAGCAGGCTTGGCCCGACCTGGACGGACAGGCGCTCAAGGCCGCCCTGATGGGCTCGGCCGAGCCCACGGGCGCGGACGTCTGGTCCGAGGGCGCGGGGCGCATCACGATCCCCGGCGCCGTCGCGCAGGACGTGACCGCGAGCCCCGCGTCCCTCTCGCTGGGCACGTTCACCTGGCCGCACGACGGGGAGACGGCGTCCGGCACCCTGACCTACGCCAACGCCGGGGCGGACGACGTCACGCTCACCCTGGCGGCGGAGGTCGCCGACGCGGAGGGCACCGCGGTGCCCGGCGCGCTGACGCTGTCGGCAAGCTCCGTCGTCGTGCCCGCAGGTGGGACCGCGGAGGTCGACGTGACCGCCCACGACGGGCCGGGCGCGATCGGCGCCGTCGGCGGGAACGTCGTGGCGACGTCCGCGGACGGCACGGACGTGCGCACGCCCGTCGGCTGGGCCAAGGAGCGCGAGTACGTGGACCTGACCGTGCGCGCCGTCGACCGCGAGGGCGAGCCCGTCACCGCGGACACGTGGGGCGCCGCGATCAAGCTGGACGCCGAGGACGGCGAGCTGTTCGGCACCGACCTCTTCTTCGAGGACGGCGTCGCCACGGCGCGCGTCGTCCCGGGCGTCTACAGCACGGTGGCGTTCATCGAGACGTTCGACGACGACGGCGCCGTGACCGACGCCCTGTTCCTGGGTGGCGGCGAGGTCGACGCCACAGCCGACGCCGAGGTGCTCCTGGACGGGACCACGGCGCGGGAGGCCACCACCTCCACGCAGCGCCCGGCCGACCTGGCCAGCCTCGGCCTGTCGGTGGAGACCGAGGACTCCGCGGAGCTCGTCTACGCGAGCGTCAACGTGAAGTACGGGCCGGAGACCGACCTGGCGCTGACCCCGGTGCCGGCGGCGACCCACGGCGACTACGACACCATCGTCCAGGCGACGCTCCTGGCGCCGACCGCGGGGGACGAGGCCGCCGCCTACCGCTACGACCTCGCGCACCACAGCGAGGGCGTGGAGGTACCGGCGCTGCGCGGCGACCGTCGCACCACCGTCGCCGTCGACACCACCTATGGCGCCTCGGTCGGCGACACCCACCTGGCCGAGCGCATGTACTGGGAGCCGGGCACCATCGTCGCCGGTGGTGCCGTGGAGGCGGTCCCCGTGGGTACCCGGCGCACCGAGTACCTGACGGCGCTGCCGGGCGAGTGGTACCTCGGGTCCGAGATCCAGGAGGACGGCGTGGGCGTGGTGCTCGCCGAGGCCGAGAGGCACGTCTGGAGCGAGCCCGGCCGCGCCCGGCAGGGACTCGCGGCAGGTGTGCTGGCGCCCGCGGTCTCCAGCATCACGCCCGTGGAGCACTGGGACGACCGCCTCTCGCTGGCCCCGACCGACCGGGCCGACGACGACGGCGGCGTGCTGTGGGGTTCCGACGTCGCACTGCGCCTGCGCGTGTGGCAGGACGGCGAGCTGGTCGACGACGAGCCGGAACCGTACTCGTTCCCCACCGTCCCCGAGGGTGGGGCGGACTACCGGATGCTGCTGGAGAGCACGCCCGACGACCCGGCCTACCGGCTCGCCACGAGCGTCACCGGCGAGTGGCGGTTCCACGCCCGGTCCGACGCCGCCGCCAACGCGCACCCGCCGCTGCTCGACACGTCGTGGGACGTGCGCGGGCTCGACCCGTCGGGCTCGGCGCCGCGGAACACCCGGGTGCGGGTCACCGCGGTCCACCAGGACGACGCGTACGACACGTCGGCCGTCGAGGACGTGCGCCTGTGGTGGTCCGCGGACGACGGCGGCACCTGGCACCGGGCGAAGGCGACCCGGGCCGGTGACGGCGTGTACGACGCGGCGGTGCGTGCGCCGCGCGGCGCCGACCACGTCTCGCTCCGGGTCGAGGCCCGGGACGCGGCCGGCGGCTCGGTCAAGAAGACGGTGATCCGGGCCTACACGCTGGGCTGA
- a CDS encoding S8 family serine peptidase: MDRRSDERRLSRGHVRRAAAVTLALALTATVTTTTSAAGAQPGATAKKNYIVQMALEPVATYTGGVAGLAATKPEDGAKVDPTAPEVVEYAKHLRGRHRAALSSVGAKDPIYQYVYSFDGFATSLTAAQAAELRTDPGVVAVTEDVLVHTTTADTAEATADEKSPASAEGKEGDGEEGITVWGEPKAAADEAGARAQLKSPAGLTKHAATGEDVVIGVIDSGIWPDSASFSDRDKRGRPAYQRLRGWGGDCDDASTVGDDSWDDECNNKLVSAAHFNDGWGGDAGIAEEMPWEFQSARDYNGHGTHTASTAGGNKDVAVTGPLNKFSSSVSGIAPRARIAAYKALWSAEDGSTASGYPSDIVAAVDQAVADGVDVINFSVSGTLTDFLDPTELAFLAAAQAGVFVSASAGNSGPASGTVAHPSPWITTVAAATHSTSARSTATLGDGTKVSGTSLASKVVGPASFVYGRDVVAAGATVTNAGMCFTTADNNGKPALDPAKVAGKIVLCDRGENARVNKGAAVAEAGGVGMVLVNTVEGDTLNTDVQAVPSVHVAATDRDALIAYSRTSGATATIAAASVDTSTPAPYTAAFSSRGPSLAGNGDILKPDVTAPGQDILAAVAPPGQQGLDFNLMSGTSMSAPYVAGLAAALVEKNPRWSPMAVKSALMTTGSDVLDADPEAPATLFQQGGGHVAADDSTDPGLVYDSNVEDWFAFLCGATDGVQQDTCDALEKDGHSLAPSDLNTPSIAIGRAADGQSVTRTVTNVGKKRATYTADVSGLDGLGVRVSPRKLTLSPGKSAKFTVTFTRGEAALNVRLAGHLTWSDGRGGHSVRSPIVLRMGAEAWTARYNGGENGLGANDDNGNETLVSPDGKVVYTAGQTSPASWGGFQNSPVTAAYDAATGRRLWSDVYGGPTGVGGDQAGFGLSPDGSTLFVLAAGGGYGNESDYVTIAYDAATGERLWVSVYDAAGLSDYGEALAVSPDGSAVYVTGMSLLDGEGSADYGTIAYDAATGEELWRTLYDGPVSGTDAARAIAASPDGSAVVVTGQSRGEGKSLVDWGTVAFDATTGEQLWDATYDGPDDKGGSGGAVAITPDGTVVVTGDNNSAQNATDWVTIGYSLETGEALWTERLDGGTGDTDVPRAVVVSPDGESVVVTGNSWGEGTGSDYLTAVYDVATGEKQWSARYDGSGHGLDVAYTAAFSPSGDHVVVTGQSKEAETEEDFATVAYAVATGEQVWSALYDAGGSGDVANGVAVTTGPGSGSRVVVTGQSNVRLDEMTSDADMATVSYLVPWR; encoded by the coding sequence ATGGACCGACGGTCCGACGAACGCCGGCTGTCTCGCGGGCATGTGCGCCGTGCGGCTGCGGTGACGCTCGCGCTCGCGCTCACGGCGACGGTGACGACGACGACTTCCGCGGCCGGGGCTCAGCCCGGGGCCACGGCGAAGAAGAACTACATCGTGCAGATGGCGCTGGAGCCGGTCGCGACCTACACGGGTGGGGTGGCCGGCCTGGCCGCCACCAAGCCGGAGGACGGCGCCAAGGTGGACCCGACGGCGCCCGAGGTGGTCGAGTACGCGAAGCACCTGCGGGGCCGGCACCGCGCCGCCCTGTCGAGCGTCGGCGCGAAGGACCCGATCTACCAGTACGTGTACTCGTTCGACGGGTTCGCGACGTCGCTGACGGCGGCCCAGGCGGCCGAGCTGCGTACCGATCCGGGTGTCGTGGCGGTCACCGAGGACGTCCTGGTGCACACGACGACGGCGGACACGGCCGAGGCCACCGCCGACGAGAAGAGCCCGGCGTCCGCCGAGGGCAAGGAAGGCGACGGCGAGGAGGGCATTACCGTCTGGGGCGAGCCGAAGGCCGCCGCCGACGAGGCGGGGGCGCGGGCGCAGCTCAAGAGCCCGGCGGGCCTGACCAAGCACGCCGCCACGGGCGAGGACGTCGTGATCGGCGTCATCGACTCGGGCATCTGGCCGGACAGCGCCAGCTTCTCCGACCGCGACAAGCGCGGCCGCCCCGCCTACCAGCGCCTGCGCGGCTGGGGCGGCGACTGCGACGACGCGTCGACGGTCGGCGACGACTCGTGGGACGACGAGTGCAACAACAAGCTGGTCTCCGCCGCGCACTTCAACGACGGGTGGGGCGGCGACGCCGGCATCGCCGAGGAGATGCCGTGGGAGTTCCAGTCGGCGCGTGACTACAACGGGCACGGCACCCACACGGCGTCGACCGCGGGCGGCAACAAGGACGTCGCCGTCACGGGGCCGCTGAACAAGTTCAGCTCGTCGGTGAGCGGCATCGCGCCGCGCGCCCGGATCGCCGCCTACAAGGCGCTGTGGTCCGCGGAAGACGGTTCGACGGCGAGCGGATACCCCTCCGACATCGTCGCGGCCGTGGACCAGGCGGTCGCGGACGGCGTGGACGTCATCAACTTCTCGGTCTCGGGCACCCTGACCGACTTCCTGGACCCGACGGAGCTCGCGTTCCTCGCGGCGGCGCAGGCGGGCGTGTTCGTGTCGGCGTCGGCGGGCAACAGCGGCCCGGCGTCGGGCACGGTGGCGCATCCCAGCCCCTGGATCACCACGGTGGCCGCGGCCACGCACTCCACCTCGGCGCGGTCCACGGCGACGCTCGGCGACGGCACCAAGGTCTCCGGCACGTCGCTCGCCTCGAAGGTCGTGGGCCCGGCGTCGTTCGTCTACGGGCGCGACGTCGTCGCGGCCGGGGCCACGGTCACGAACGCCGGCATGTGCTTCACGACGGCGGACAACAACGGCAAGCCCGCGCTCGACCCGGCGAAGGTGGCCGGCAAGATCGTGCTCTGCGACCGCGGCGAGAACGCCCGCGTGAACAAGGGCGCGGCGGTCGCCGAGGCCGGTGGCGTCGGCATGGTGCTGGTGAACACGGTCGAGGGCGACACGCTCAACACCGACGTCCAGGCCGTCCCCTCGGTGCACGTGGCCGCGACGGACCGTGACGCGCTGATCGCGTACTCGCGGACCTCGGGCGCCACGGCCACCATCGCGGCGGCCTCGGTCGACACCTCGACGCCCGCCCCGTACACGGCGGCGTTCTCCTCGCGGGGCCCGTCGCTCGCGGGCAACGGCGACATCCTCAAGCCCGACGTCACCGCACCCGGCCAGGACATCCTCGCCGCCGTGGCGCCCCCGGGTCAGCAGGGCCTGGACTTCAACCTGATGAGCGGCACCAGCATGTCCGCGCCGTACGTGGCGGGCCTGGCGGCGGCACTCGTCGAGAAGAACCCGCGGTGGTCGCCGATGGCGGTCAAGTCGGCCCTCATGACCACGGGCTCGGACGTGCTCGACGCCGACCCCGAGGCCCCGGCCACCCTGTTCCAGCAGGGCGGCGGGCACGTGGCCGCGGACGACTCCACCGACCCCGGCCTCGTCTACGACAGCAACGTGGAGGACTGGTTCGCCTTCCTGTGCGGCGCCACGGACGGCGTGCAGCAGGACACCTGCGACGCCCTGGAGAAGGACGGCCACAGCCTGGCGCCGTCCGACCTGAACACCCCGTCCATCGCGATCGGACGGGCCGCCGACGGCCAGAGCGTCACCCGCACGGTGACCAACGTGGGCAAGAAGCGGGCCACGTACACGGCCGACGTGTCGGGCCTGGACGGGCTCGGCGTGCGGGTCAGCCCGCGCAAGCTCACGCTGTCGCCCGGGAAGTCGGCGAAGTTCACCGTCACGTTCACGCGGGGCGAGGCCGCGCTGAACGTCCGGCTCGCCGGGCACCTGACCTGGTCCGACGGCCGGGGCGGGCACAGCGTCCGCTCGCCCATCGTGCTGCGCATGGGCGCCGAGGCCTGGACCGCCCGCTACAACGGCGGCGAGAACGGCCTGGGCGCCAACGACGACAACGGCAACGAGACGCTCGTCTCGCCCGACGGCAAGGTCGTCTACACCGCGGGTCAGACCTCCCCCGCGAGCTGGGGCGGGTTCCAGAACTCCCCCGTGACCGCCGCCTACGACGCCGCCACGGGCCGGCGCCTGTGGTCGGACGTGTACGGCGGGCCCACCGGCGTGGGCGGTGACCAGGCCGGGTTCGGCCTCAGCCCGGACGGCAGCACGCTGTTCGTGCTGGCCGCGGGCGGCGGCTACGGCAACGAGTCCGACTACGTCACCATCGCCTACGACGCCGCCACCGGCGAGCGCCTGTGGGTCTCGGTGTACGACGCCGCCGGCCTGTCCGACTACGGCGAGGCCCTGGCCGTGAGCCCCGACGGCTCCGCCGTCTACGTCACGGGCATGTCGCTCCTGGACGGCGAGGGCAGCGCCGACTACGGCACGATCGCGTACGACGCCGCCACGGGCGAGGAGCTGTGGCGCACCCTGTACGACGGCCCGGTCTCCGGGACGGACGCCGCGCGGGCGATCGCCGCGTCGCCGGACGGTTCGGCCGTCGTCGTCACCGGGCAGAGCCGCGGCGAGGGCAAGAGCCTCGTCGACTGGGGCACCGTGGCGTTCGACGCCACGACCGGCGAGCAGCTCTGGGACGCCACGTACGACGGCCCGGACGACAAGGGCGGCTCGGGCGGCGCCGTGGCGATCACCCCAGACGGCACCGTCGTGGTGACGGGCGACAACAACAGCGCCCAGAACGCCACCGACTGGGTCACCATCGGCTACTCGCTGGAGACCGGCGAGGCGCTGTGGACCGAGCGGCTCGACGGCGGTACCGGCGACACGGACGTGCCCCGCGCGGTCGTGGTCAGCCCGGACGGCGAGTCCGTCGTCGTCACGGGCAACTCGTGGGGCGAGGGCACCGGCAGCGACTACCTGACGGCCGTCTACGACGTCGCGACCGGCGAGAAGCAGTGGTCGGCGCGCTACGACGGCTCGGGGCACGGGCTCGACGTCGCGTACACCGCGGCGTTCTCCCCCAGCGGTGACCACGTGGTCGTGACGGGGCAGAGCAAGGAGGCGGAGACCGAGGAGGACTTCGCGACCGTCGCCTACGCCGTCGCCACGGGCGAGCAGGTCTGGTCGGCGCTGTACGACGCCGGCGGGTCCGGCGACGTCGCCAACGGCGTGGCCGTCACGACGGGACCGGGCTCGGGGAGCCGCGTGGTGGTCACGGGCCAGAGCAACGTCCGGCTCGACGAGATGACCAGCGACGCCGACATGGCGACGGTGTCCTACCTGGTGCCGTGGCGCTGA
- a CDS encoding helix-turn-helix transcriptional regulator, translating to MSLDQTASAPARPRVSPVLVGRTAELEALVRTVLKTPSLVVIDGEAGVGKSRLVRELAADPALAGTPVLIGHCEHLQEPLPLAPVLDVLSHHADLVPPGDYNPIVGALAPLVPELGDRLPPPPPELADQGAARHRVFRAATELLDRMGPAVLVLEDVHWAESSTFDFLTFLAAHQPPGLCIVLTLRSGGAPLPVRESFARAASGPPLALSLRPLDPAGVGELAGRILGTPVSAAFAASLHERTGGIPFVAEEVLGTLHETPLPDDGAHHDDVLTDLAVPTALRDVVLGRLDGVAEGTREVLGVASVLDHPVDVDLIAEVTGLPPADVVAALVDAITAGLLHEQDGQVRFRHVLAEQIVYDALPTPTRRLLHRTVARAIEEREGPRPVARLAHHYQRAGDVTRFVGYAEDAADLAVTHGDDAHAARLLVQAMATDLPTEQRLRLAVKLGRAAVDGLAHIEAVPLLQQLLATEALPGDVRGELRFALGRLIRQQGLADAGYREIEQALPDLAENPALLARALAILAAPETVADRPMAVHAARGEQARDAARRSGATDVGLAVRIADASLLIEQGSPDGWALVERLLADDALSAYPREHARACVNWAQAALHVGHVRRAERLLAEGRRVVAAAEYLRVTDVIELVAAAVDCSAGRWSDLAGRAHELVVRRPGYDAASLDDHLLHGIMLAASGGTQEAVAHFTALVEDAARVGAVWPLLAGRSALARLLLTLDDVEGSARQADLAVAAARQKGNWVWAAEPMLCLVDALVAQGRTAEARAHVEELAAGLGVVDAPLAHAALLSCRAVVAHADGDGVAAVGLLREARAVVADAGLRHEESRVVERLGGWLAEDGDAEGATLLVEALRGYGGRAATNDVARVTRTLRRHGLPVPYPWRGGRRSNGLGLSGREREVALLAAQGRTNRQIAADLFLSPRTVESHVRNALRKLGCSSRADLAVHLLADAGEDRAAAAG from the coding sequence TTGAGCCTCGACCAGACCGCTTCCGCGCCGGCCCGGCCCCGAGTTTCACCCGTCCTGGTGGGCCGCACCGCCGAGCTCGAGGCCCTGGTCCGCACCGTCCTCAAGACCCCCTCGCTGGTCGTCATCGACGGCGAGGCCGGCGTCGGCAAGAGCCGGCTGGTCCGGGAGCTCGCCGCCGACCCGGCGCTCGCGGGCACACCCGTGCTGATCGGCCACTGCGAGCACCTCCAGGAGCCGCTGCCGCTCGCGCCCGTGCTCGACGTCCTCTCCCACCACGCCGACCTGGTCCCGCCCGGCGACTACAACCCGATCGTCGGCGCGCTCGCCCCGCTGGTCCCGGAGCTCGGCGACCGGCTCCCGCCGCCGCCCCCGGAGCTGGCCGACCAGGGCGCCGCCCGGCACCGCGTGTTCCGCGCGGCGACCGAGCTGCTCGACCGGATGGGCCCCGCCGTCCTGGTCCTGGAGGACGTGCACTGGGCCGAGAGCAGCACCTTCGACTTCCTCACCTTCCTCGCCGCGCACCAGCCGCCGGGCCTGTGCATCGTGCTGACCCTGCGCAGCGGCGGCGCGCCGCTCCCGGTCCGCGAGTCGTTCGCCCGGGCGGCGTCCGGACCGCCGCTCGCGCTCAGCCTGCGCCCGCTCGACCCGGCCGGCGTCGGCGAGCTGGCCGGACGCATCCTCGGGACGCCGGTCTCCGCCGCGTTCGCCGCCTCGCTCCACGAGCGCACCGGCGGCATCCCGTTCGTGGCCGAGGAGGTGCTCGGCACCCTCCACGAGACCCCGCTGCCCGACGACGGCGCCCACCACGACGACGTGCTCACCGACCTGGCCGTCCCGACGGCGCTGCGCGACGTCGTGCTCGGGCGGCTGGACGGCGTCGCCGAGGGCACCCGCGAGGTGCTGGGCGTCGCCTCCGTGCTGGACCACCCCGTCGACGTCGACCTGATCGCCGAGGTCACCGGCCTGCCGCCCGCCGACGTCGTCGCCGCCCTGGTCGACGCGATCACCGCAGGCCTGCTGCACGAGCAGGACGGGCAGGTGCGGTTCCGGCACGTCCTGGCCGAGCAGATCGTCTACGACGCGCTGCCCACGCCGACCCGCCGGCTGCTGCACCGCACCGTCGCCCGCGCCATCGAGGAGCGGGAGGGGCCACGCCCCGTGGCGCGCCTGGCGCACCACTACCAGCGCGCGGGCGACGTGACCCGGTTCGTCGGGTACGCCGAGGACGCCGCCGACCTCGCCGTCACGCACGGCGACGACGCGCACGCCGCCCGGCTCCTGGTGCAGGCCATGGCCACCGACCTGCCCACCGAGCAGCGCCTGCGGCTCGCGGTCAAGCTGGGCCGGGCCGCCGTCGACGGCCTGGCTCACATCGAGGCCGTGCCCTTGCTCCAACAGCTCCTCGCGACCGAGGCGCTGCCCGGCGACGTGCGCGGCGAGCTCCGCTTCGCGCTGGGCCGGCTCATCCGGCAGCAGGGCCTGGCCGACGCCGGCTACCGCGAGATCGAGCAGGCCCTGCCCGACCTCGCCGAGAACCCCGCCCTGCTCGCGCGTGCGCTGGCGATCCTCGCCGCGCCGGAGACCGTGGCCGACCGCCCCATGGCCGTGCACGCCGCCCGCGGCGAGCAGGCGCGCGACGCCGCCCGGCGCAGCGGCGCCACCGACGTCGGCCTCGCGGTGCGCATCGCCGACGCCAGCCTCCTGATCGAGCAGGGCTCGCCCGACGGCTGGGCCCTCGTGGAGCGGCTGCTCGCCGACGACGCCCTGTCCGCGTACCCCCGCGAGCACGCCCGCGCCTGCGTGAACTGGGCCCAGGCGGCGCTGCACGTCGGGCACGTGCGGCGTGCCGAGCGGCTGCTGGCCGAGGGCCGCCGCGTCGTGGCCGCCGCCGAGTACCTCCGGGTCACCGACGTGATCGAGCTGGTCGCGGCCGCCGTCGACTGCTCCGCCGGACGGTGGTCCGACCTGGCCGGACGGGCCCACGAGCTCGTCGTCCGCCGCCCCGGCTACGACGCCGCCTCCCTGGACGACCACCTGCTGCACGGCATCATGCTCGCGGCCTCGGGCGGCACCCAGGAGGCGGTCGCGCACTTCACGGCGCTCGTCGAGGACGCCGCCCGCGTCGGCGCGGTCTGGCCGCTGCTCGCCGGCCGCAGCGCGCTGGCCCGCCTGCTGCTGACGCTTGACGACGTCGAGGGCAGCGCACGCCAGGCCGACCTCGCCGTCGCGGCCGCGCGCCAGAAGGGCAACTGGGTGTGGGCGGCCGAGCCGATGCTCTGCCTGGTCGACGCCCTCGTCGCCCAGGGCCGGACGGCGGAGGCCCGGGCGCACGTCGAGGAGCTGGCCGCGGGGCTCGGCGTCGTCGACGCGCCCCTGGCGCACGCCGCGCTGCTCTCGTGCCGCGCGGTCGTGGCGCACGCCGACGGCGACGGGGTGGCCGCCGTCGGCCTGCTCCGGGAGGCGCGCGCCGTCGTCGCCGACGCCGGGCTGCGCCACGAGGAGTCGCGCGTCGTCGAGCGGCTGGGCGGGTGGTTGGCCGAGGACGGCGATGCAGAGGGCGCGACACTCCTGGTCGAGGCGCTGCGCGGCTACGGCGGGCGGGCCGCGACCAACGACGTCGCCCGCGTCACCCGCACCCTGCGCCGGCATGGTCTGCCCGTCCCGTACCCGTGGCGCGGCGGACGTCGCTCCAACGGGCTGGGCCTGTCCGGCCGCGAGCGTGAGGTCGCGCTGCTGGCCGCCCAGGGCCGGACCAACCGGCAGATCGCCGCCGACCTGTTCCTCTCGCCCCGCACCGTCGAGAGCCACGTCCGCAATGCGCTGCGCAAGCTCGGCTGCAGCTCCCGCGCCGACCTGGCCGTCCACCTGCTCGCCGACGCAGGCGAGGACCGCGCGGCCGCAGCGGGCTGA
- a CDS encoding SDR family NAD(P)-dependent oxidoreductase yields the protein MDLNLSGKRALVTGSSAGLGEATARFLAAEGAAVVIHGRDRGRVESVVEAVRAAGGDATAVLGDLSTDEGAAEVARAATADGPVDVLVNNAGFYRHLSWTDASPQEWADTYNVNVVSGVRMIQRLVPAMRERGWGRVITIGGGLALQPMSTHPQYNATLAARHNLAVSLARDLAGSGVTSNVVSPGAILVDATQELVTGIGPARGWGSTWEEILPNAVEALIPNDRGRFGKPDEIAAAVAYLCSDLAEYVSGATIRVDGGLIKGAF from the coding sequence ATGGATCTGAACCTGAGCGGCAAGCGGGCGCTGGTCACGGGGTCGAGCGCCGGGCTCGGCGAGGCGACCGCCCGGTTCCTGGCCGCCGAGGGCGCCGCCGTGGTGATCCACGGCCGCGACCGGGGCCGCGTCGAGTCCGTCGTGGAGGCGGTCCGCGCGGCGGGCGGCGACGCGACGGCGGTGCTCGGCGACCTGTCCACGGACGAGGGAGCTGCGGAGGTCGCCCGCGCGGCGACGGCCGACGGCCCGGTCGACGTACTGGTCAACAACGCCGGCTTCTACCGGCACCTGTCCTGGACGGACGCGTCGCCCCAGGAGTGGGCGGACACGTACAACGTGAACGTCGTCTCCGGCGTGCGGATGATCCAGCGCCTGGTCCCGGCGATGCGCGAGCGTGGCTGGGGCCGCGTCATCACGATCGGCGGCGGCCTCGCGCTGCAGCCGATGAGCACGCACCCGCAGTACAACGCGACCCTCGCGGCGCGGCACAACCTGGCCGTCTCGCTCGCGCGTGACCTGGCCGGCAGCGGCGTCACGTCGAACGTCGTGTCCCCGGGCGCGATCCTCGTCGACGCTACGCAGGAGCTCGTGACCGGCATCGGGCCGGCGCGCGGGTGGGGGAGCACCTGGGAGGAGATCCTCCCGAACGCCGTCGAGGCGCTCATCCCCAACGACCGCGGGCGCTTCGGCAAGCCCGACGAGATCGCGGCGGCCGTCGCCTACCTGTGCAGCGACCTCGCGGAGTACGTCAGCGGGGCCACGATCCGCGTGGACGGCGGCCTCATCAAGGGCGCCTTCTGA